The segment GGAAAATGCGCAGCAGGAGTGCCTCGATCTTCTGATCGCTTATCTCTGCGAACAGCATCCGACGATCTATCATCGCGACGGCGACATTGTCTCCGCTGCCGGTCACTCGATCGATCTCGCCGATCCCTACCTGCCGCCGCTTCTGAAAGCGGGTTCGCTCGTTGCCGACGATCTCGTCATCATGCGGCGCAAGGAGAATGGCTGGCATCTCGTCGCCGGCCATGTCGCCTTCCCCTCCTCCTGGTCGCTCCAGGAAAAATTCGGCCGGCCGATACAGGCGATTCATGCGGATGTGCCCGGTTTCGGTGAGGGCACCCGCAACGCCGTCCTCATCAACCGCATCTTCGACAATTTGCAGGTGGCCCAGCCCGTCGAACGGATGAACTGGTCGGTGAGCACGACAAACGAGCTGTCTCTCCCGACTTCGAAGCACCGGCGGCCGCCGGCCACAA is part of the Rhizobium sp. CB3090 genome and harbors:
- a CDS encoding DUF3445 domain-containing protein; this translates as MTLLTYTPYDGSAKPFTIGLLPLDPARWIEPDADLERYLDEKRGLLCDHRDDIFISQDGSENAQQECLDLLIAYLCEQHPTIYHRDGDIVSAAGHSIDLADPYLPPLLKAGSLVADDLVIMRRKENGWHLVAGHVAFPSSWSLQEKFGRPIQAIHADVPGFGEGTRNAVLINRIFDNLQVAQPVERMNWSVSTTNELSLPTSKHRRPPATTAPTLETSFARVERQTLRKLPVSGDILFTIRVYVDPIAAIVGHPKASELALSFAAQLDGLDEHQTAYKGLTHQKAELARQLRALAEVASPA